From Aricia agestis chromosome 11, ilAriAges1.1, whole genome shotgun sequence, a single genomic window includes:
- the LOC121731634 gene encoding DNA-directed RNA polymerase II subunit RPB11 has protein sequence MNAPPTFESFLLYDGEKKVQKEEDTKVTNAAIFTVNKEDHTLGNMIRHQLLKDPKVLFAGYKVPHPLEHKFVLRIQTTSDYTPQEAFMNAITDLTSELSLFEERFKEAIKEKKDGLD, from the exons ATGAACGCACCACCCACATTTGAATCATTTCTGTTATATGATGGGGAAAAGAA GGTTCAAAAGGAGGAAGATACGAAAGTCACAAATGCTGCAATATTTACCGTGAATAAAGAAGATCATACTCTTGGAAATATGATTAGACA TCAATTACTTAAAGACCCGAAAGTTCTATTTGCTGGTTATAAAGTTCCCCATCCTTTGGAGCATAAGTTTGTGCTCAGAATTCAAACAACCTCGGACTACACTCCACAAGAAGCATTCATGAATGCTATCACTGACTTGACTTCCGAACTGTCTCTGTTTGAAGAAAGGTTTAAG gAAGCGATCAAGGAGAAAAAGGATGGATTAgattag